The Nicotiana tabacum cultivar K326 chromosome 14, ASM71507v2, whole genome shotgun sequence genome contains a region encoding:
- the LOC107792320 gene encoding DUF21 domain-containing protein At4g14240 — protein sequence MHLLNAVEIARMATRVPNSLGAEIEFGTVTWFVYAGISCFLVLFAGIMSGLTLGLMSLGLVELEILQRSGTQVEKKQAATIFPVVQKQHQLLVTLLLCNAASMEALPIYLDKIFNQYVAIILSVTFVLAFGEVIPQAICTRYGLAVGANFVWLVRILMILCYPIAYPIGKILDCVLGHNEVLFRRAQLKALVSIHGQEAGKGGELTHDETTIISGALDLTEKTAEEAMTPIESTFSLDVNSKLDWEAMGKVLARGHSRVPVYSGNPKNIIGLLLVKSLLTVRPETETPVSSVSIRRIPRVPADMPLYDILNEFQKGSSHMAAVVKTKGKSKKHPLVIEEEKSQDGAVTGGNSLLTTSQTKDKKPDSVVVDIEKARVPAAVTSPASGDAVMDSLIQSSDDIEEGEVIGIITLEDVFEELLQEEIVDETDEYVDVHRRIRVAAAAAASSVARAPSVRRLTAQKAAGGQSKEGQSPKKSTEDLSTSKRTQGSLREPLLDNKR from the exons ATGCACTTGTTGAATGCAGTGGAAATAGCTAGAATGGCTACAAGGGTACCAAATTCGTTAGGGGCAGAAATAGAATTTGGGACAGTAACATGGTTTGTGTATGCAGGGATCTCATGTTTCTTGGTACTATTTGCTGGAATTATGTCGGGTTTAACATTGGGTCTTATGTCTTTGGGTCTTGTTGAGCTTGAGATCCTTCAACGTAGTGGCACCCAAGTTGAGAAAAAGCAAGCAG CTACAATATTTCCTGTAGTTCAGAAGCAACACCAGCTTCTTGTGACCCTACTTCTATGTAATGCTGCTTCGATGGAG GCACTACCTATATACCTGGACAAAATTTTCAACCAATATGTGGCCATTATACTATCAGTAACTTTTGTTTTGGCATTTGGAGAG GTTATTCCTCAAGCAATATGCACCAGATATGGACTTGCCGTAGGCGCAAACTTTGTCTGGCTTGTTCGTATTCTGATGATTCTATGCTACCCAATTGCTTACCCCATAGGAAAG ATCCTGGACTGCGTATTGGGACACAATGAAGTACTATTCAGACGTGCTCAGCTGAAAGCCCTTGTTTCTATTCACGGTCAAGAG GCTGGCAAGGGAGGTGAACTTACACATGATGAGACGACAATCATTAGTGGAGCACTAGATTTGACTGAGAAG ACTGCTGAGGAGGCAATGACGCCCATTGAGTCAACATTttcattggatgtcaattcaaaGCTGGACTG GGAAGCAATGGGAAAAGTTCTTGCTAGGGGTCATAGCAGAGTTCCTGTATACTCTGGCAATCCAAAGAATATTATTGGTCTTCTACTG GTGAAAAGTCTTCTTACTGTGCGGCCGGAAACAGAGACGCCAGTTAGTTCTGTTTCTATTCGGAGAATTCCACG AGTTCCTGCTGATATGCCGTTGTATGACATACTAAACGAGTTCCAAAAGGGTAGCAGTCATATGGCTGCAGTAGTGAAGACTAAAGGAAAAAGCAAAAAACATCCTTTGGTCATCGAGGAAGAGAAATCTCAGGATGGTGCAGTCACTGGCGGAAATTCTCTGTTAACTACTTCTCAAACAAAGGATAAAAAGCCAGATAGCGTTGTCGTTGATATTGAGAAGGCTAGAGTCCCAGCAGCAGTAACCTCGCCAGCATCTGGTGATGCAGTGATGGATTCATTGATTCAGTCATCAGACGATATTGAGGAAGGTGAAGTAATAGGTATAATCACCTTGGAAGATGTATTTGAAGAACTTTTACAG GAGGAAATAGTAGATGAGACCGATGAGTATGTTGATGTACATAGAAG GATACGTGTGGCTGCTGCAGCAGCTGCTTCATCAGTGGCACGAGCTCCATCGGTTCGTAGATTAACAGCCCAAAAGGCAGCT